A genomic region of Jaculus jaculus isolate mJacJac1 chromosome 10, mJacJac1.mat.Y.cur, whole genome shotgun sequence contains the following coding sequences:
- the Cplx3 gene encoding complexin-3, translating to MAFMVKHMVGGQLKNLTGSLGGGEDKGDGDKSAAEAQGMSREEYEEYQKQLVEEKMERDAQFTQRKAERATLRSHFRDKYHLPKNETDESQIQLAGGDVELPRELAKMIEEDTEEEEEKASVLGQLASLPGLDLGSLKDKAQSTLGDIKQSAEKCHVM from the exons ATGGCGTTCATGGTGAAGCATATGGTGGGCGGCCAGCTGAAGAATCTCACCGGGAGCCTGGGGGGCGGCGAGGACAAGGGGGACGGGGACAAGTCCGCCGCCGAAGCGCAGGGCATGAGCCGAGAGGAGTATGAAGAGTACCAGAAGCAACTGGTGGAGGAGAA GATGGAGCGGGATGCACAGTTCACCCAGAGGAAGGCAGAGCGGGCCACACTGCGGAGTCATTTCCGAGACAAATACCACCTGCCCAAG AACGAGACAGATGAGAGTCAGATCCAGCTGGCAGGTGGAGATGTGGAGCTGCCTCGGGAGCTGGCCAAGATGATTGAGGAGgacacagaggaagaggaggagaaggcctCTGTGCTCGGGCAGCTGGCCAGCCTCCCTGGCTTAGACCTCGGCTCACTCAAGGACAAGGCCCAGTCCACACTGGGGGATATCAAGCAGTCAGCTGAAAAGTGCCATGTCATGTGA